From the genome of Lonchura striata isolate bLonStr1 chromosome 10, bLonStr1.mat, whole genome shotgun sequence:
AACGTACCAAGAAAGCTTGGCTAGTATGCTGGATAGCAGATTCTGCTGATCCTGGCCTCTTCAAAGTATTCTCAAAGGTCTTCAGAATATATTCAATAGTTTTACTCTTCAAAACTAAGGTTAGAATATATTATCTTAACAAATAAATGCTCATAAGAAGGTGCCTATACATCAAATACATGTGCTTGGTCTAGGGCACATGCTAGGACTTTGCTACATAACATACATAAACAGTGTTAAGATTTGAACATTGTTGATCTTTTGGaacataataaatattaaagaatATTAAGAAGATAAATTTGTCAATCAGGGATTGTAAGAACTGACAATATTTTGTGACTAAGTAATGGTggactttttaaaaagctaGATCAACAAACTACTGGATTCAGGAAATCTCTATTTACTGAAACTCCTATAAAAACAGACCCTATTTATCCTCAGACTCTTGGACTCTGTTTGATAACAAACAGGATGAAAGGCTTCTTAGGATAAAGGATACTTCTGAAATGctaacactgatttttttttttccttttatcagcCTGTGGGTAACCTCCATATGTTTTTCAAAGTGGAGTACCAGAGTAACTCCATTCCAAAAACTAAAATAAGAAATTACTACAAAGATGAATTTCAGCTGGAATGTAGCCAATTATTTACAGGGAATATTCTTTGTGAGTGACAGCATCATAGTAGGCTGTATTTTAATCATCTATAAAGTAAACAACTACAACAAAATTGCAATTGTTGACACTGTTTTTAGCTTCAGTTATGTTAAGTATAAGGCAAAATGTCTGTTCTGAAGGAAATTACCACACATTCTCCTTCTGGATTTTGCTATTTCCttgattacaaaaaaaaaaaaatttccttctgAATCTATTCATAGATATAGGTAATGCTCTCCTCTCTGTGATAGGCCAAGGTTTACTCAACCATGGCCAGCTGATGATGTTGGCTTGTAATCAGATGCTAAAAAGAACAGATGGCTTAACCAAATCTGATTTGCTCTTTTATTTATACTTATGCTGCCCCTTTATCAAGTACATATACAAGTATTAGACACTTATGCTATACAGTTAGAAGAACAAGACAATGTTTAGAGCTAGTTTATGAATTAACCTGACAAATATCCATCCTGAGATGCAAAATAAATCACTTAAGTAGGATTCCAGGTCagtgtttttttctgatgtagTCTGGGATGGAAACTGCAAAAACTGCCATTACAAATTCTGGTATTCAGTGATGCTTGCCAACTCAGTAGTCAATGCTGCATCACTgattgtttggaaaaaaaaaacctaaacgtaaaaccaaaaaaaaaccccatcatcTCCAACTGCATGAATAAGGAAGCAATTTATTAAAAGTAAACTCAGACTTTGAAATCTGGCAATTTCTATTTCCAAAATGCTTCTCAACAGGGAATGATGACATCTGCAAATTGTTTGATTACTTTTCATGATCATCTATTATTGCAAGTTCTCTGCTTGATCATCTCCACTCTATTGTGTTTGCAATTGTCTTTATGGGATCAGATCCTTTTATTTGATACTGATATCTGTAGTGCTGATCTCATCATCATAAAATTAAAACTTCTGGAGACTGTGCAGTATTGTTTTGATGTTGTCAGAACAGCTCCTGATGTCCTCTGTCTTCAGAGGCTTGTCTCTCAGAAAGATTATTACTGGGCAAGAGCTTGCAGTGCTACAAATTAGGCCATTAATTGCAGCCTAAGTTTAAATCCTACGGTTTGGCAAAGACAGTTTTCAATAAGTAGGCCCAGTAGACTTTTTGACTCTTCTTTTAGGAAAGTATTAATTATGGGTCATATTGATATGCATGAATTGTACATTGATTTAAAATCATATTCCTAGCTATTCTGTATCTATGCTTTAGTGAAGTGACTCCAGAGAACCTCATAAAAAATTAGGTCTGATGCCACATTCATTCTTAAAATGCTCAATGATGATTAAATTTTCTGTACCTTGAAACTGTAACTACATCTTTTAATTTGAGATGAATTATactatttttcttaataatttttcaCATATTATGTAATACACAGTAGAGATTATCTGTGTCTGCACTCCTTTAATTTGCCTGGTTACTTAAGCATAACAGGAGACAGATCTGAGCTcataaattccattttttattcatttgttcACTGATTCATTTAAAGGCTCCCTATCAAAAACATCAATCACATCAGGACACAGCATCAACAGATAATTAATGTTGCATTTTGTGCCAAGTACTCATTAATGAAAACTAAACAGATGCAAGAGCACTACTGCAAATACATGACTGTTCTTCAGAGTAGGTACAACAAGAAAGTTAAAAACGCTTTTGTATAAATACATTTCATTTGATTTTCTTAGTAAATTCCACAGTATTAACCTGTAAGATATTTACCTCTGATCCACACATGATGAAATTAGAGAATGTACAAGAATCAGCAGCTGTATCACATGCAGTATATATACAATCCTACTGCTTCTAGAAATTTCTGTCCTTTCAGTCCTGTAGACACCTGACTTAAATTTATTGAAGTGAGCAAAGAACCAGATCATTGCTTGCCTTCTCTGCTGGGGAAAAATTAGCTAAGTGGTATATCCCAATTGGTAGATTCCTCTTTGACAGTAATATGTCAAGGTCAAACCTATATTATTAAGGTAGAGGAACACTGTGATTAAGACCAGGCACACCACAACAGCATCTGATGGACATCTACCATTACACAAAGTAACAATAAAATATTAGAAAGTTTGTAATTCAGCAGccactttattaaaaaaaaaatctaaattcacATAAAACAGAAAGTAACAAAGTAAATTAAATTCACTTTCTCATATCAAGAGTTTATCCAGCTTAAACAGCAAGATTCTTTAGCCAGGCCTCTGTGAGACTTTCAGCTGTTTTCACAGGTGTAGAGGAAAACACAATATAAATAGTATGCGAATAAAACAAGGATAAGAGAGTAAACTATCAGGTGATCAGTAGGTTATTCTGGTGTATAACTGATAAAAAGAAGGTCAAAACAAGTtataaaagcagcagaaaaagaacagaaaacctGTTTGAGAAAATGTGGGCACTCTTGGTTCTCATAGGTGCTGCATCTGTTTCTGCTCACCTGCAGGATCTTTCCTTTGATGGGTAAGAACAGACATTGAGTTTTACATCTGTGATTTCTTCTGCATGATCAAAAGGCTTTCAACTGTTTCAAATCGaatctttttcttcccttacaGACAGAAGGTGTTCCGTGTGATTCCACAGAATGATGAGCAAGTGGAAATCCTCAATTTCCTTGCCAGCATCATGGAGGTAAAGGAATAGGGGAAGTCATTATATTGTAGTTGAGggaaatatttctccttttgctcAAATAacagatacatttttttaaattgtaccACAGAATTAAAGATCTTGGTTTCATTCAAGTTAGCTGTATTGTTTCTTTGGAAGGAATAGGACAAGTTGATAAAACTAGAGCTATACAAAACATTCAAATACCTTTTAAGAAGTCTGGTTTACCCAATCTGAATGTCAAAGTGCCCATCAGAATTTATTAATAGAATAAATAAATCTTAAAGGCTGTATTCAGTATCAGGTGCTTTCAAGAATGTATTAGATAAATTATGGAAATTCCAATTACCAGAACTTTTACCATTACAAGCGAAATATTTTGCTCATGTAAGTATTCTAAAAATCTATACTCCCAGCAAAATGAATTTTCCTTTGgcctcttttcttctctgactTTCCTTTAAAGCTTCCCTTCTCTCTAAGCTGCATGTTTCTCACCGACCTTGATGTAGATATATTATGACACAATGACACGATGAAAAACAACAAAGACAGCAAATGTGTTTTCAATATTTCTGTTCAGCTTTGATGTTGTAAAATAGCTGTTGGTGAAAAAGACACCGTTAGCTGTAGGATGAAAGGATGGTATTTTTAATGAAGTACAGATGTGTAGACCTATCATCAACAGGCTACTACAGCATGCTGGAACAGTTTTCTGTAGAACAACATACTATTGGAATGGTGCTGCCAATACTAAGGAAATTAATATATACCATACTTGCTTTTAAGTGTGAAATATCAAAggattgtttgttttctttttcttttaagaaaagatCCCTGAACTACCATTGTTATACAAAGCAGTCAGTCAGGACTGATGTAATTGTGTATTCTAGAACAATCACCTCATTTGATGACACATAATTCATGAATAAGCAGCCCAAATTTCTTTTGCCTTCATGAGATGAAAGGGTGAAAAGGCATCAGGCTGGCAACTCAGCTTTGTTTCCATTGGCCTTCAACAGAGTACTAAATCCAGAGGCTTGGATGCTTACTTCAGCAAAAATAAGTGAAGAAGCAATAACACTGTTGTTTGTCCACTTGGAATGAAACATCTTCAAAGGCACAGGTTCCTCATATCTACTTCAGTGATCTCTTTTAAAAGCCCTCATACAGACAACAGTCTTTTTCAGCTGATTTATGTAAAATATTCATACAGTTCACCCCTgatattgaattaatttctctcTGACATTTATAGGCAAAATCCTGagcaaaaaaaatgaaagaagctgtaaaaatgaaagaagttataaatataaatataaatatagttACAATATTCACAATTCTGTCTGAATGCAAATGATGGAGACAATTTGTGAAATCTCCAGAATTCTGCCATATAAAATGCAGGGCCTAATAAAATCTTAAtcaatttccatttaaaatttaGGTTGATACTTGTGGGAAGCAATGTTGAATCAGTGTAATAGGATAGGCATGAAATTCTATATATTAATCACAACGTCACCAGCACACATACACCAATCTAAAAAATTACAGCCacatgtatgtatttatttgtCTATGTATTCATTTCAGGTTGACTTTTGGCAGCCAGACTCTGTCACACTGGTAAGGCCAAAAATGCAAGTTGATTTCCGAGTTGAAGCTGAGAAGTCTTTTAAGGTTGAAGatcttttgaaagaaaatggaataGAATATCAGTAAGTTTGTTCTCACTACTGTACTTTGAGTAGAAGTGAACTAAATACCATGGAGGGTGTGTTTGAGCTTTTCATATTGGTCAACTGATTTTCCTGTTTTAACTTCATCCCTCCTATGGATAAATCTACTGGGTTCAGCTTTCCTATGACAGTTCAAATGGACTGCTCTGCATTGACAGGGTGAGATGAAATGTTGATAGAGGGAAGAGACAGGAAGCAGAGATGCAGTACCAGAAATTTCCCTGAGATGAAAGCTCACTGCAGTACACAAGGCTGTAGTATGGATGGGAATAGAAATATTTCCTACTACACACAAAGTGCAGCAAAGGTCTAGAAAGAGCCAGAAAATACACCAGATGAGGGAAATGGACAGGGAACTGaagccagaaaataaaatggtgaGCCTCAAGGGCTCCCATAAGCAGGTCACTAGTGAGTTGCAGAACAATGTCTAGGCCAAAAATATCCAACAGGTGAATACAGACAGAATACAGCTGCCAGGTGAAAGGCCAAGGAAACAGATTCCCAGGACAGCCTTGGGCTGACAGAAGTCGCATAGCAGATCCATGGCAAAGATGTCTCCAAAGGGAGAGCTGACCAAATCTGACTGCAGCACAAATGGAGTGAACAGAGCACACTGCCACATTGCACAACACTGGGAACACAAGCACTATTGTGGGTACCACTAATGGAAGAATAAGGAGAATAAAGAGTTGCATGACCCTATTCTTCACTTCATATCTTCAATCACTGGGCAAGTATTAACTGAGGATGAGAAATTCCCTTTGAGCTGGAGAGGCATGGTCTATCTTCATCTCTCCTTTCACTCCACTTTAAGTATTGCAGAATGGCTCTGCTCAACTTCATTATCAGGCTTCTTTGATGTGTAAAGCATAGTCTGTCAACATTATGTACTCAGACACTGAAAGTCAGTAGCATTTGATCaagtttttttattatttcatttggCTGAGAGTAGAGTTTTTGTCTCTCAGTCCCACTGCTGTTGTTACGAGACCAAACTCCTTCATTGGACATCAGAGTTCTCAGGATAACTTTCATGATCTGTCAATCTGTCAAGCCAGACTTAATCCATCCATAAACTTACTGGCCTCATGTCAATCGTGTTTGATTTGGATGCCTCTGCAGAAACAGAATCTAAAAGCACTCTAGAATAAATGGTTTTCAATAATCTCACAGTGCACATACAGTACCGGAGTCTCATTTCAGTGGAATTTCCTCTTTAGTGAAGGAGTTACTCTACATGTGTTAGTTTTCCTATAATATTCATTTATTGCCTCAGGTCCATGCACAAATCTTTTGATTGCAACAAAAGGCCAGAATGTCTGGAAGCTGTCCCTGAAAAACTTCAGTGGATTGTCCTTGTGACAGCCCAAGCTGTTATAATCCTTTTGAagtgcagctgcagtgccatGACATCATGTCACTTGCAATATTTGTTCTGAAGGCTGCTGGTGCTTCACAAACTGGTCTCCTGTTCCTCTATCCAAATCACAAATGATCAAGGACATATCCTGGATGAATAAGATTTGAAAGAGTTTTAAGACAGGCGCTGGAAAAACAAGAGGACTTCATTTTTTGATAACCAAGGTTGAAATATAAACAAAAGGTCCTCAAGAGCATGCTCAGTGATAAGTTGTGCCTTTGTGTCAGCCCCAGGGAAAAATGAACAGGAGAGATCCAACCAATCCAGACAGGCTGTTGAGGTTTTCTTGAAATTGTGTTCTATTAACTAGCTCACTTCACATGCAATAAAGCAGCTTGGAGGATGGATAATGCCACCTGCAATAGAGCTGTCAAACCACATCTAACCTTTGGAAGCTTGGCTTGACAGGGAATTTCATCAGGCAAATATCTCTGGGTTGCTGCCTGGTTTTGAAACATTGCTGCAGTCTAACTGTCCTCCAGTATCAAAAGTTCAAGAAGGCCCTTTTCCTATTGACAGAAGCAGCTGGCAACATAAGATCAGCCTAGAACTCATTTTGAGACATGCTCTGTCTCAGCATTGCCATTTTTCTGAAACCAAACTGCTTCCACCCTGCAGGTTTGTTAGTATGGGAGTGAGGCAGCTGCTAATTGGCAGGAGCCTGTTGCTCCCTGGTCCTTCTTATGGCAAGGCTGAGGCAGGATGCAGGTTGAAACTTGAAACTCCTGTGTCTTATTTTCAACCTGCCCACCTTTCCTTTCCCAATCAGTGCAGCCCAAATGCTGGGCAGACCTTCAAATGTCTTACTTTCCTGCTGGATTGCTGTATGTTTCTCTTTACACTTTTCATGGTGCCTTCTTGCAGAGTTCTGATCGACAACCTGCAGGCTGCACTGGATGCCCAGTTTGACAGCCAAGCTCGTACTGCTGGCCACAGCTATGTGAAGTACAACGACTGGGACACGGTAAAGTCAAGAATTTACCACATTAGCAGCTTAGTACCTTCTGTAGTCAAAGTGCTTCCAGccttcttcccttttcctcttctgcttcATCCATTGACATAATAGTGAAGCTGAGATGCTTCACtattaatttcctttccttttcaatATTTCTCCCATCTCCTCTGGTAAACAGCTCAATTCCATTTCCTGCTTCAGTTCTAGCTCTTCATCTCCTGTCATAAGAccccttcctccttttttcacAGCCATGCTCATTTTTCCTGACATGTAATCATGGCCATGCAACTCTTCACATCTTTGCAGTGGCTGCTTGGCAATCTACAAATTGTATTAAATAATAGGGCACATTAGATTCTCAGAAAGACTGTTCTGGCTGGAAATATGCAAATTAATCAGTCTGGACCTGAGGAACAGAGATTTAGATTTAACCTCTTTATTAAACAGATAGCTGCTTGGACTGCTGATATTGCTGCTCAGAACCCAGACCTTGTCTCTCGTAGTGTAATTGGGAAAACATATGAAGGACGGCCAATGTACCTTCTCAAAGTAAGTGcctcaatttctttttttgcctctaTTTACAGTAATATATCATTCAAACATACAAGATAAACTTTTAGAGACACTACAGGAAATAAATCAACAATGCAGACCAATTAAATAATTGGGGGAAGTTCATCAACatcaataaaaatgaaattattaagaGTATTTTTTTAGCTTGAATGTCATGGTCAGGTACAGTTGGGAGCACTCCATAGATTTCCATTTAAACAAGGAATCCCATATTTGTATAACGTTTGACTTCTTAGGAGGTCAGCAAGCTAACTGACTTGTTCTGCacacaatttattttgtttaagcCTTGGggtgttgtttttgttgttgtttttttcctagatgGGAAAAAGTGGTGCAAATAAGAAGGCCATCTTTATGGATTGTGGTTTCCACGCAAGAGAGTGGATCAGCCCTGCTTTTTGCCAGTGGTTTGTGAAAGAGGTCAGTAAGCttaatgatgaaaaaataatttacaaaacCTATGTTTATGAAAATCTTAAATGAGAAGCAAGAGCTCAGGCCACTGCCTTTTTCCCTCTAAATACATGTCTGCTTGTGCCTTCTCCTCACCTCAGCGGGTTAAGGTGTAACTACTTAAACCAAATCTTTGTGCTTGGACCTGTAATCTTTCAGCAGCTTAAGGCAACCTGAAATGTGTCTAAGAGGTTCTGAAATGTGCCTAAGAGGTACTGACAACTACAACGGTTACTCagtttgtaaattttttttgcacCTGTAGTcagagaaaggtgagaggaaaGCAAATTTGTAGTGCTTGAGTAACACTACAGACATAGCCATATTCTGTACACAGACATAAGGAATAAGAAAATTCAAGGGCACATCAGAAGGCACCTGAATGCACTTTAGAACAGTTGACTTGCTACAGTGCCAGGTGGTGGATTCCTTGCAACCTGCTTTACTCAGTAAGGCAACAGAGAGGTGTAAACCTAcctgcagctcagcactgagGAAATGTACCCAAGAAAGGAAGAAGACTGTAAATAAAGCTCCCTAGGCTCCACTCAGGAAGAGGGAAATGCATATACATCCCTTTGAGCTGCCACCTCAGGCTGTACAGAAAGGTGCTAAAATATTAAACCATATTAAAGGAAGAGCTGCACAGGTGAAATTAGCTTCACTTCAGTCTGGGATACTTTAGGTCTCAAATTAAACAATTTTATGTCctttataatttctttctcaCTACCAATATAAAGCAGGTGGGGATTATCAAATGCTGCACAGTCATCTTCACAGAGACAGGTATATTACTCCTCAGATGGGGCAGATCAATTAATTTAGCAACTTACTGACTGAATCTCAAATTTTGTAATAACTTCTGTTGgaagagtaagaaaaaaacaccagcaaaactaaccaaacaaataaataaagccACACCTGAAGTAGCAGCTGGAATCTAAAACCCAAGGAAAGGAAAGCCAATCTACATGAGCCAGCCATGCTGGCAGAGGCCTTGGTGGCAAGTACAATCTCAGTGTTATCAGACAGGGATGCAGTTTTGTGTAGGGAGCAGTGGAAATTGGAAGTGACATTTTCGTGGAGTCAATGGGGATATGATTTCATTAGTGCCTAATAAGGCTGCAGACAGTATGTGGTACCATTTTTCTCTCAGCAATTCACGTCACTGCAGCTGTCATTTTCACTGTCTGGTCGCTTAATTCATGGTTGTACCTGACACCAGCAGTGCCTCTGCTCAGTGTGTCCATAGGCAGAAGTGCTTTAAAAGAGCAGACCTTTGCGTATCATCAGAATTTCACTTAGGATTGCTTCTAgacacaaaagtaaaaaaaatagagaaaaacatGAGCAACATGGATTGTTATAGGTATCTCAAAAGAGAAACCCACCCagacaacaataaaaaaacaaaataagcataaaataaaacccaggaaaaattatttcaaattatctGAAACTGCTTTTCTGGATTTTATATCCCACCCTCCTACTTGTCAGTTACAGgacaaaaaaagcctttttccaTTGCATTGCCCCTTGTTGCCCTTTATGGCTGTGTAAACAAAACATGGGTACAATACACTTAGAGCAAATTTCCATGATAATTGTATGGTCTCTCAACACTGATATGAATCTGTGAACAAGCATAGCAAGTGCCAGACCATGAACAATCTCCTGATATTGCAGGAGTTCCTGTTTGTTATTCAATATCTGTGTCTGGAAAAGTGCAGGGAAAATCTGTCTCCCTATGAATAAATGCATCCACAGACTTATGATTGGAAATGTGTTAGGGTGTTTCTTAGAAATATTCTCTATAATTGTGGTAGTTGATAAAATTTCTGCACAACAGatataaaaaatggaaataatgatTTCTCATTCTCATATAAATTAAACTCAAACCTTTAAAGTGTTAGGATGTAGGAATATAGATGGACAGCAGTATTGTTCTGCCTGTAATCAAGAAGCTAGTAGATGGAAATCTCTTTCCAGTGATTTATTATTCTGTTCAAAATCAACATTCTGTCATCTTATAATTTATCTAGCAGTATAAAATGGTTTTCTAACAGCAGTGTGGTTTGAGTCAGTGCAAATCTAAGCACACATCAGAACACAGGGGTGCCATCTCATGTGCTGGAGTGACCTGGATGAGTTTTTCTACCACTTTCATTAATTCTTGACCCAGACCCAGGCCTGCACAGGAGATACACATCTGTGAAGATACCATCATCAgcttttttctacttttttccaAGTAGGCTGTGGAGACCTATGGAAAAGATACTGTCATGACCACACTTCTGGACAAGCTGGACTTCTACGTTCTGCCTGTTCTTAACATTGATGGTTACGTTTACACTTGGACAAAAGTAAGTGCATTCTTCTTTCTTATTGTTGGAAAAGTCAACTGGCAGAACTTTTAAGTTTtcatctgtgattctgttacAGGACCGCATGTGGAGAAAGACACGCTCTAAAAATTCCGGGAGCATTTGCATTGGGACAGATCCCAACAGGAATTTTGATGCTGGCTGGTGCAGTAAGTGTCTCCTAACAAGAGTTGCAAGTAATTACACACAGGTGCAATAGCCACTATACTTAACTATTGGATTTCCCCTACCTGATGGTCCAGCTTCAGCTTGAGTGAAGCATTGTGGAATAGCTTGTGTTTAATTTTTAGAGcagttttgggaaaaaaagcataatAATAAGTCTTTACATCCATATTCATGTTCTTCCAACTATGCACTCTGTAAAGGCCATATTTATTCATTGCTATGGGATGTTTCCCAGCATCTTAACTATGccataaaatattctttcctcTGATATGGCTTGTGTATTAGCAGAATTTCAAAGGCTTACCTATAAACATGTGTAACATGACTCTCCTAATAATATACTTCTTCATTAAGTACTCATTAAATTCACATTTCTTCTCAGCTATTGGCGCCTCAGAATACCCCTGTGATGCCACTTACTGTGGCTCTGCACCTGAGTCTGAAAAGGAGACCAAGGCTTTGGCTGATTTTATTCGTGAACATCTTTCTACAATCAAGGCATACTTGACTATTCACTCCTATTCCCAGCTACTGCTGTTTCCTTATTCATACACTTACAATTTGCCATCAGATTACGAGGAACTGGTAAGTCTCTTTGTCATTTTGACTTTATGAAAAGAATAAGCAAAAATCATCACTTGCTATTTAGGTACCTTTAACTTCAAGCAGTTTCTTTAACGTCTGGA
Proteins encoded in this window:
- the CPB1 gene encoding carboxypeptidase B produces the protein MWALLVLIGAASVSAHLQDLSFDGQKVFRVIPQNDEQVEILNFLASIMEVDFWQPDSVTLVRPKMQVDFRVEAEKSFKVEDLLKENGIEYQVLIDNLQAALDAQFDSQARTAGHSYVKYNDWDTIAAWTADIAAQNPDLVSRSVIGKTYEGRPMYLLKMGKSGANKKAIFMDCGFHAREWISPAFCQWFVKEAVETYGKDTVMTTLLDKLDFYVLPVLNIDGYVYTWTKDRMWRKTRSKNSGSICIGTDPNRNFDAGWCTIGASEYPCDATYCGSAPESEKETKALADFIREHLSTIKAYLTIHSYSQLLLFPYSYTYNLPSDYEELNSIARAASKELASLYNTKYTYGPGAKTIYPAAGGSDDWAYDQGIKYSFTFELRDTGRYGFLLPESQIKPTCEETFLAVKYIANYVLDHLY